In a single window of the Solanum stenotomum isolate F172 unplaced genomic scaffold, ASM1918654v1 scaffold16320, whole genome shotgun sequence genome:
- the LOC125850358 gene encoding UDP-glucuronate 4-epimerase 1-like, with protein MRGLEEEFIPSTPGKFKDKTYYSGNRQFHRCFASTSTMFLWALFLLALTASYLSFQSFMDSGTRYLSSTWGSLHWEKQVRDSAQIHRVNGMSVLVTGAAGFVGSHVSIALKKRGDGVVGIDNFNNYYDPSLKKARKNLLNLQNVYLIEGDINDVHMLAKLFDIVAFTHVMHLAAQAGVRYAMENPKSYVHSNIAGLVTLLEACKNANPQPAIVWASSSSVYGLNEKVPFSESDRTDQPASLYAATKKAGEEITHTYNHIYGLSITGLRFFTVYGPWGRPDMAYFSFTRNILQGKPITVYRGKNRVDLARDFTYIDDIVKGCVGSLDTAGKSTGSGGKKRGPAMFRIFNLGNTSPVTVPMMVAMLEKHLKVKAKKHVLDMPGNGDVPFTHANISLAQKELGYKPTTNLQTGLGKFVRWYLSYYGYRQEKSVK; from the coding sequence atgaggggattagaagaagaattcattcCATCAACACCAGGAAAGTTCAAAGACAAAACGTATTACTCCGGTAACCGGCAATTTCACCGATGTTTTGCTTCAACAAGTACAATGTTCTTATGGGCATTGTTTTTATTAGCTTTAACGGCGTCGTATTTGAGTTTTCAGTCCTTCATGGATTCCGGTACCCGGTATCTCTCCTCCACATGGGGTAGTCTTCATTGGGAGAAACAAGTTCGTGATTCCGCCCAAATCCACCGTGTTAACGGCATGTCCGTACTCGTCACCGGCGCCGCCGGTTTCGTCGGATCTCATGTTTCAATCGCATTGAAAAAACGTGGAGACGGTGTCGTCGGAATtgacaatttcaacaattactATGACCCTTCGTTGAAAAAAGCTCGCAAAAATCTGTTGAATTTGCAAAATGTGTACCTCATTGAAGGGGATATTAACGATGTTCATATGTTAGCTAAGCTATTTGATATCGTAGCGTTTACACACGTTATGCATTTAGCTGCACAAGCTGGTGTTCGTTACGCCATGGAAAATCCCAAATCTTATGTTCATAGTAATATTGCTGGGCTTGTTACGCTTCTCGAAGCTTGCAAAAATGCAAACCCTCAACCCGCCATTGTTTGGGCAAGCTCGAGCTCAGTTTACGGGTTAAACGAAAAGGTACCGTTTTCCGAATCGGATCGAACGGATCAACCCGCTTCGTTATATGCAGCAACGAAGAAAGCTGGTGAAGAAATTACACATACTTATAATCATATTTACGGGTTATCAATAACCGGGTTGAGGTTTTTTACTGTTTACGGACCGTGGGGAAGACCCGACATGGCTTATTTCTCATTTACCCGGAATATCTTACAAGGTAAACCGATAACGGTTTATCGGGGCAAGAATCGGGTTGACTTAGCCCGTGATTTTACATACATTGATGATATTGTGAAAGGGTGTGTCGGGTCACTTGATACAGCAGGGAAGAGTACCGGGTCGGGTGGGAAAAAACGGGGCCCGGCTATGTTTCGGATATTTAACTTGGGTAATACTTCGCCGGTGACGGTTCCGATGATGGTTGCGATGTTAGAGAAACATTTGAAAGTAAAAGCTAAGAAACATGTTTTGGATATGCCAGGAAACGGCGACGTTCCGTTTACGCATGCGAATATTAGTTTGGCCCAAAAAGAACTCGGGTATAAACCGACAACCAATTTGCAAACCGGGTTGGGGAAATTCGTTAGGTGGTATCTCTCCTATTATGGCTATAGACAAGAAAAGtctgtaaaataa
- the LOC125850330 gene encoding eukaryotic peptide chain release factor subunit 1-3, whose protein sequence is MSDGQESDKNIEIWKIKKLIKALEAARGNGTSMISLIMPPRDQVSRVTKMLGDEFGTASNIKSRVNRQSVLGAITSAQQRLKLYNKVPPNGLVLYTGTIVTDDGKEKKVTIDFEPFKPINASLYLCDNKFHTEALNELLESDDKFGFIVMDGNGTLFGTLSGNTREVLHKFSVDLPKKHGRGGQSALRFARLRMEKRHNYVRKTAELATQFYINPATSQPNVSGLILAGSADFKTELSQSDMFDPRLQAKILNVVDVSYGGENGFNQAIELSAEILANVKFIQEKKLIGKYFEEISQDTGKYVFGVDDTLKVLEMGAIETLIVWENLDIMRYVLKNSGSGETVIRHFNKEQEADQSNFRDPATNAELEVQEKLSLLEWFANEYRKFGCSLEFVTNKSQEGSQFCRGFGGIGGLLRYQLDVRAFDELSDDGEVYEDSD, encoded by the coding sequence ATGTCGGATGGTCAGGAGAGTGATAAGAACATTGAGATATGGAAGATTAAAAAACTTATCAAGGCACTGGAAGCTGCTAGAGGCAATGGCACCAGCATGATTTCACTTATCATGCCTCCACGTGATCAAGTATCTCGTGTTACCAAGATGCTTGGAGATGAGTTTGGAACTGCATCAAATATTAAGAGCAGAGTGAATCGCCAATCTGTGCTTGGTGCAATCACATCTGCTCAGCAGAGGCTTAAGCTCTACAACAAGGTTCCACCAAATGGGCTTGTTCTTTACACTGGAACAATTGTGACTGATGATGGGAAAGAGAAGAAGGTTACAATTGATTTTGAGCCATTCAAGCCCATTAATGCATCACTCTATCTTTGTGATAACAAGTTCCACACTGAAGCCCTGAATGAACTTTTGGAATCTGATGACAAATTTGGATTTATCGTGATGGATGGGAATGGGACTCTTTTTGGGACATTGAGTGGCAACACGCGTGAGGTCCTTCATAAATTTAGTGTTGATCTGCCCAAGAAACACGGAAGAGGAGGACAATCAGCCTTGCGTTTTGCTCGTCTCCGGATGGAGAAGCGACACAACTATGTGAGGAAAACAGCAGAGCTTGCAACCCAATTTTATATAAATCCTGCCACCAGTCAGCCCAATGTCTCCGGCCTGATACTAGCTGGTTCTGCTGACTTTAAAACAGAGCTCAGTCAATCTGATATGTTTGATCCTCGTCTTCAGGCTAAGATTCTAAATGTGGTTGATGTTTCTTATGGAGGGGAAAATGGTTTTAACCAAGCAATTGAGCTGTCTGCTGAGATCTTAGCCAATGTGAAGTTTATACAAGAGAAGAAATTGATAGGCAAGTACTTTGAGGAGATTAGTCAGGACACTGGGAAGTACGTCTTTGGGGTGGATGATACGTTAAAAGTTCTGGAAATGGGTGCTATTGAGACACTTATTGTGTGGGAAAATCTGGATATTATGAGGTATGTGCTGAAAAATAGCGGTTCTGGAGAAACAGTTATCAGACACTTCAACAAGGAGCAGGAGGCTGATCAGAGTAACTTCCGTGATCCTGCTACAAATGCAGAATTAGAGGTTCAGGAAAAATTGTCACTGCTTGAGTGGTTTGCTAATGAGTACAGGAAATTTGGTTGTAGTCTGGAATTTGTCACCAACAAGTCACAAGAAGGATCTCAATTTTGCCGAGGTTTTGGTGGTATTGGAGGACTCCTCCGTTATCAGCTTGATGTTCGAGCTTTTGATGAGCTTTCTGATGATGGTGAGGTTTACGAAGACTCTGACTAG
- the LOC125850331 gene encoding oxysterol-binding protein-related protein 1B-like: MQKLMHFLCCVTAVADKHTVVVRHHPPGKRSSKLHNNNSDNLDNGICGILYKWANFGRGWRPRWFVLHDGVLFYYKINGQVFNSETQNCFTVVGKKSFRFINTCKTTPSDQFLPRKSLREIHLKDSTVMGSCSDDRRFLIITGKKKLQLRAESKDDRLIWLEGLFGAKKAFITSDFVHMPRMNNNCKVGIRESDMKGGSTSRSKEDDDDDVHTDNLFFDALDCLSTCSLRTANCYDESSSFDSDNEEVHPSEDGLSSFMRFVECDYPYIERREKLPDPVNEEKGISLWSMIKDNIGKDLTRVCLPVYFNEPLSSLQKCFEDFEYSYLLDQAYEWGRTGNSLMRMLNVAAFAVSGYACTEGRKFKPFNPLLGETYEANYPDKGLRFISEKVSHHPLILACYCEGRGWKMWGDTNLKSKFWGPSIQLDPVGVLNLEFDDGEVFQWSKVTTSIYNLVIGKVYCDHFGTMHIQGSGGYSCKLKFKKQSIMNRNPHQVQGVVQDKSGKTAATVFGKWDESLSYSNLSMDLGQDMAYLLWKQSKPSSFQTKYSFTRFAVTLNELSPDLEEKLPPTDSRLRPDQRFLENGEYEVANSEKLRLEQRQRQASQMQEKGWKPRWFRKPKGSDTYQYRGGYWEARETGKWESCPHIFSEET, translated from the exons ATGCAAAAACTTATGCATTTTTTGTGCTGTGTCACCGCCGTGGCTGACAAACACACGGTGGTTGTACGTCATCATCCTCCCGGAAAACGTTCCTCCAAACTACATAATAACAATAGTGATAATTTGGATAATGGAATTTGTGGAATTTTATACAAATGGGCAAATTTTGGTAGAGGATGGAGGCCTCGTTGGTTTGTTCTTCATGACGGTGTTCTTTTCTACTATAAAATCAATGGACAAGTTTTTAATTCCGAAACACAGAATTGCTTCACTGTTGTAGGGAAGAAATCATTTCGTTTCATCAACACATGTAAAACAACTCCATCTGATCAATTCCTCCCTCGAAAATCATTACGTGAAATACACCTTAAG GACTCAACAGTAATGGGAAGTTGTTCAGACGATCGAAGGTTTTTGATAATTACTGGGAAGAAGAAGCTGCAATTGAGGGCAGAGTCGAAGGACGATAGGTTAATATGGTTGGAAGGATTGTTTGGAGCAAAGAAGGCATTTATAACAAGTGATTTTGTTCATATGCCTAGAATGAACAACAATTGCAAGGTTGGAATTCGAGAGAGCGATATGAAAG GAGGGAGCACAAGCAGATCGAaggaagatgatgatgatgatgttcaCACTGATAACTTGTTTTTTGATGCTCTAGATTGTCTTTCTACGTGTTCCTTGAGAACCGCGAATTGTTATGATGAAAGCTCATCTTTTGATTCTGATAATGAGGAGGTTCATCCATCTGAAGATGGTCTTAGTTCTTTTATGAGATTTGTCGAATGTGACTACCCTTACATAGAGCGAAGAGAGAAATTGCCTGACCCCGTTAATGAGGAGAAGGGAATAAGCCTTTGGTCGATGATCAAAGATAACATCGGGAAAGATCTAACTAGAGTTTGTCTTCCTGTCTACTTCAATGAACCCCTCTCTTCTTTGCAGAAATGTTTCGAAGATTTTGAGTACTCTTACCTTCTTGATCAAGCATATGAATGGGGGAGAACG GGAAATAGCCTTATGAGGATGCTTAATGTTGCAGCATTTGCTGTATCGGGATATGCTTGCACAGAAGGTAGAAAGTTCAAGCCATTTAATCCATTATTGGGTGAAACATATGAAGCCAATTACCCAGACAAGGGACTACGTTTCATCTCGGAGAAG GTAAGTCATCATCCCTTGATTCTTGCATGCTACTGTGAAGGCCGCGGTTGGAAAATGTGGGGAGACAccaatttaaaaagtaaattttggGGTCCATCAATTCAACTTGATCCAGTTGGTGTCCTTAACTTAGAGTTCGATGATGGAGAAGTATTCCAATGGAGCAAG GTAACAACGTCCATCTACAACCTCGTTATAGGGAAAGTCTATTGTGATCACTTTGGTACGATGCATATCCAAGGAAGTGGTGGCTACTCTTGCAAGCTTAAATTTAAGAAGCAATCCATTATGAATAGAAATCCACACCAG GTACAAGGAGTTGTACAAGATAAGAGTGGGAAAACAGCAGCAACTGTGTTTGGGAAATGGGATGAAAGTTTGAGTTACTCTAATTTATCGATGGATTTAGGACAAGATATGGCGTATTTGCTTTGGAAGCAAAGCAAACCATCAAGTTTTCAAACAAAGTACAGCTTTACACGTTTCGCGGTCACACTTAATGAGCTCTCTCCTGATCTTGAG GAAAAGTTGCCTCCAACAGATTCAAGGCTTAGACCTGATCAAAGATTTCTTGAAAATGGAGAATATGAAGTTGCTAACTCAGAGAAGTTACGCCTAGAACAGAGGCAACGTCAG GCATCACAGATGCAGGAAAAAGGGTGGAAACCAAGGTGGTTTAGAAAGCCAAAAGGTAGTGATACATATCAGTATAGAGGAGGATATTGGGAAGCTAGAGAAACTGGTAAATGGGAATCAtgtccacatattttttctgAAGAAACTTAA
- the LOC125850357 gene encoding putative clathrin assembly protein At5g35200, producing the protein MARKAFGALKDSTMVGMAKVNSEYKKLDVAILKATNHVEVMPKEKHVQTFFNAISCNRPRADVGYCLHTLSKRLTKTSTWQVALKALVVIHRAMREVDISFLQELINYSAHRGHLLNLTHFKDDSSANAWDYSSWIRTYALYLEEYLECYCLVKFDFQRERKRMKELNTPTLIETVPCLQKLLSRLLDCQPKGAAQYNFLIQHALSIVAAESASLYVAIADGMLNLVDKFFEMQRHDAIRALEIYRRAGDQAVKLSEFFEICRNLDFGRGQKYVKIEKPPESFILAMEEYLTDAPKPLMLTWKPDDDDKNTKVIAVPGSKLETDQEQKTEVQKKEESNAETTAPPLIPDLLSFDEPSEDQSIAPEDNNNALALVISTPDELSNSLSNSDQSSQPTGWELELVTASTGASIDQNKLIQGGVLDRSKLDNLYETALARQNIVNDPYNREVSSNPFEVTDNSQDAFYSSTNSGTNGAQMAAMAHYHDYGVFMQQQVANMSQSHESFIGQHEALMMQQQMAIVSLQQQTMIQEHEEQIQENRGEVPQLLLEGPAALVNNNDKNPFGNPFSDQDVTTYNNPSQDQSHVSENQNSQSSLI; encoded by the exons ATGGCGAGGAAAGCTTTTGGTGCTTTAAAAGATTCCACAATGGTTGGGATGGCGAAGGTTAACAGTGAGTACAAG AAACTTGATGTTGCTATACTTAAAGCCACTAATCATGTCGAGGTAATGCCAAAGGAGAAGCATGTACAAA CGTTTTTCAATGCGATTTCATGCAACAGACCTCGAGCAGATGTTGGCTATTGCTTACATACTCTTTCCAAGAGGCTCACCAAAACATCTACTTGGCAA gtTGCGCTAAAAGCTTTAGTTGTTATTCATCGTGCTATGAGGGAAGTTGATATATCATTTCTTCAAGAGCTTATTAACTATAGTGCTCATCGAGGCCATTTGTTAAACCTAACACATTTCAAGGATGATTCGAGTGCAAATG CATGGGACTATTCTTCGTGGATTCGTACTTATGCTTTGTATCTCGAAGAATACCTTGAATGCTACTGCTTGGTGAAATTTGATTTTCAGAGAGAAAGAAAG AGAATGAAGGAGTTAAACACTCCAACCTTGATAGAGACAGTACCTTGTTTACAGAAACTGCTCTCTCGTCTTCTCGATTGCCAG CCAAAAGGAGCAGCTCAATATAACTTCTTGATTCAGCATGCCCTTTCGATT GTTGCTGCAGAAAGTGCAAGTCTATATGTAGCAATTGCTGATGGAATGCTTAACTTAGTGGACAAA TTTTTTGAGATGCAACGTCATGATGCAATTAGAGCACTTGAAATTTATCGAAGGGCAGGAGATCAG GCAGTAAAGCTATCTGAGTTCTTTGAGATATGTAGGAACCTTGATTTTGGACGAGGGCAGAAGTACGTTAAGATAGAAAAG CCTCCGGAATCATTCATATTAGCGATGGAAGAGTACCTGACGGATGCACCAAAACCTCTAATGCTTACATGGAAGCCG GATGACGATGACAAAAACACCAAGGTCATTGCTGTTCCTGGATCCAAACTAGAGACTGATCAAGAGCAAAAAACTGAAGtacagaagaaagaagagagtaACGCGGAGACTACAGCCCCGCCTCTCATTCCTGACCTTTTA TCTTTTGATGAACCAAGTGAAGATCAATCGATTGCACCAGAAGATAACAACAACGCGTTAGCTTTAGTTATTAGTACACCag ATGAGTTATCGAATTCTTTGAGCAATTCAGATCAAAGTAGTCAACCTACAGGCTGGGAGTTGGAACTCGTTACAGCATCAACGGGGGCATCCATAGATCAAAATAAACTG ATACAGGGGGGTGTACTAGATAGATCAAAGTTGGATAATCTATATGAAACAGCATTGGCAAGACAGAACATTGTAAATGACCCTTACAATAGGGAAGTTTCGTCTAATCCGTTCGAGGTAACTGATAATTCACAAGATGCATTTTATAGCTCAACAAACTCTGGAACAAATGGTGCACAAATGGCTGCTATGGCTCATTACCATGACTATGGTGTTTTCATGCAACAACAAGTTGCTAATATGTCTCAATCACACGAATCGTTCATCGGACAACATGAAGCCTTGATGATGCAGCAACAAATGGCTATTGTGTCTCTTCAACAACAAACTATGATTCAAGAACATGAAgaacaaattcaagaaaatagaGGTGAAGTGCCTCAACTACTATTAGAAGGACCAGCAGCATTGGTTAACAATAATGACAAAAATCCATTTGGGAATCCTTTTAGTGATCAAGATGTTACAACTTATAATAATCCTTCTCAGGATCAATCTCATGTATCTGAAAATCAAAACTCACAGTCTAGCTTAATCTAA